CGTATCTGTTCCTAAAGCGATTCCTTTTTCAAACGCCGGTTCGATTAAGCTCCAGCCCGCCTGAGGCATTCGGGCCAGAATCCCCGCCATAATCAGTAAACTGATCCCGTTACCAATTCCATAAGCGTCAATTTGTTCACCGATCCACATCAGGAAGACAGTGCCTGTCGTCATGGTAATGGTGGCAACAAGATGGAAGTAGAAGTTATCGTATTTTTCCAAGATCAAACTGGTACCGGAGCCAAAGCCACCCGAAAGCGTGGAGATCCAAAAATAGCTCTGTACCAGGCAAATGACGACAGTAGCGTAACGTGTATATTCATTAATTTTCTTTCTGCCAGCCTCCCCTTCTTTCTGGAGGCGTTCCAGAGGTGGATAGACCGTACCCATCAACTGGAAGATAATGGAGGCAGAAATGTAGGGCATAATCCCCAAACCAAAGATCGTACTCTGGCCAATATTAGAAGCAGAAAATAAAGAAATTACCTGCATCACCTGGCCAATTCCACCTTCCTGACTTTGTAAGTCAGTCAGTGTTTTAGCGAGCTGTGCCTGATTCACGAATGGCAAGGCAATCCAGAATCCCATTCGATAGATGGCTAATAGTCCCAGTGTAAGGACGATTTTTCTACGCAGCTCGGGAATTTTGAACAGAACTAATAATTTACCGAGCATAGGTGGCGGTCCTTTGTGTCATAGTTCAGCAAACACTTTGTGATACAGGCCGTCAGATCAACTTTGATTGACGGCAGAATGTTTTGTCTCGCAGCGGATTGCTGAAATCAAGTCCTTGAATTATTAACTTATGACAAAATTCGGCTGACAGTACCCCCGGCAGCCTGGATTTTTGTCTCAGCTGACTGGGAAAACAAATGAGCGGTCACAGTTAATTTTTTACTGAGATCGCCGTTACCTAAAATCTTCACTTGATCGAAGCGTCCTTTCGCCAGGCCTTTTTCAGCCAGCACTTCAGGAGTGACTTCAGCGCCGTTTTCAAATGCCTGCTCCAATGAGGAGACATTCACTACAGCGACATTCTTCGCAAACTGTTTATTATTGAACCCACGCTTCGCAACGCGTAACGCCAGAGGAGTCTGTCCCCCTTCAAAGCTCGTACGACGCGATGAACCGGCACGACTTCCGTAACCTTTATGACCACGAGTCGATGTTTTACCATGACCTGAACCCGGTCCACGACCAACTCGTTTTCGTTTTTTATGCTTTTTGATTCCGCGATGGACATCATCAATTATCATTAGACCTCAACTCCTCTCAAACGTGCAACATCTTCCCGGGTTCGTAATTTTGAGAGTCCATCAATAGTGGCTTTCACCACGTTGATCGGGTTATTAGAACCACGGCTCTTGGTGAAAATGTCTGTAATTCCAGCTGCTTCCACAACGGCACGCACACCAGCTCCAGCAATAATACCTGTACCAGGACGAGCTGGGAGCAATAATACTTTTGAGGAACCAAAACGGCCGACTACTTCATGAGGTACCGTGTGTTCGACTACAGGCACTTGAATCATGCTTCGATTTGCCTGCTTAACCGCTTTATCGACGGCTAATGGAACTTCGATTGCTTTTCCGTATCCCCAGCCAACACGACCTTCTTTGTCTCCCACGACAACTAAAGCCGTAAAGCTAAACCGACGCCCCCCCTTGACTACGCAGGCACAGCGACGGATCTGGATGACTGTTTCTGGCGTTTGCTTTCCACCTTCTTTTGACACGATATCTTCTCCAACTCGTTTTTTTGAGTGATGTCTCTATTAAAAATCCAATCCTGCTTTTCGAGCAGAATCTGCCAAGGCTGCAACGCGCCCATGATATCGATAAGGACCACGATCAAAGGCAACTTCTTTAATTCCCTTTTCGACGGCTCGTTCACCAAGTAATTGACCCACTTTTTCGGCAGCAGCAATGTTACTGCCATTTTTGAGTTCACCGGCAAGGCTTTTGTCTTTGGAACTGGCTGAAACCAGTGTATTACCTGCGGTGTCATCAATTAATTGAGCATAAATATGATTGTTACTGCGATAAACAGATAAACGAATACGACCAGTGTTACGAACCGTATTGCGAATACGGAACGCTCGTCGTTGCTTCTGCTTTTTCAGGGTCTTTTGTAATTTCATGTTACCGTCATCTTTTAAAAAACAGTTCCGCCTCAAGCTACATTCAAACAAGTTGTTGAAAACGATTAGCTCGCAAAGGCTTTACCAGCTTTACGCCTTACATATTCACCTTCATAACGTATCCCTTTGCCTTTGTAAGGTTCAGGCGGACGTACGCTACGAATATTCGCCGCAAATTGACCTACAGCATGTTTGTCTGCCGAGGTCACAACAATATTTGTGTTATTCGGCAATTCACAAATCACTCCTTTGGGAACTTCCAGCACGATCGTATTGGCAAATCCCACCTGCAGGCTTAATTTTTGACCATTCAGAGTCGCTTGATAACCAACTCCCTGAATTTCCAGTTTTTTCACAAAGGGAGTTTCAACCCCTTGAACCATGTTGGCAATTAAGGCACGTGTTAGACCATGCAATGCACGATTTTGTCGTTCGTCATTGGGACGAGAAACTTTAATGGCATTGGTTTCCGAATCTAACTCAACATTCATAGCGGGGTGAAAATCTAAGGATAACTCACCATGCTTTCCTTTTACGGAAATGGATGGGCTATCAATTTTAACTTCCACTCCACCAGGAACGGGAATTGGTTTATTACCGATTCGAGACATAACTTCAAATTCCAGTTAAATTAAAACGCTGCAGATCTCTATCAGCCAGCCTTATGACCTCAGAATTACCAGATCGTACAAAGCAACTCGCCGCCGACACCTTCTTTTTTGGCTTCACGATTACTGAGTACGCCTTTACTCGTTGAGAGAATACTAATTCCCATTCCTTGCAAGACTTCTGGCATTGACCGTAAATCCTGATATGAACGACGTCCGGGTTTACTCTCACGAAGGATTTTCTGAATGACCCGTTCTCCATTGGGGCCATACTTCAAATTCACTCGTAGAATATTTTGAGGACTGTTTTCAATCACCTCATAATCCCAGACATACCCTTCACGTTGCAAAGCAGCTGCAATTGCTTCTTTGATTTTCGATGAAGGAATATCTACAAAAGGCCGTTCAATTTGCAGTGCGTTACGAATTCGTGTCAGCATGTCTGCAATAGGGTCTGTCATCATTAGCTGGCTACCCTCACTGTTATTCTCCGACAATCTACTTTATGGTTGATGTTTTAAAATTTTGGCTACTTACGAAATGGCATTCCAAATTCGGTTAACAATAGACGGCCCTCTTCATTGTTAGAGGCCGTAGTCACAATCGTAATATTCATGCCCTGTGTATAATGTACTGAATCTGGATCAATTTCCAGGAAAACCATTTGCTCATTTAAACCAAGGCTGTAATTCCCCGCACCATCGAAGGCTTTGGGGTTCACCCCGCGAAAGT
The Gimesia aquarii DNA segment above includes these coding regions:
- the rplO gene encoding 50S ribosomal protein L15, giving the protein MIIDDVHRGIKKHKKRKRVGRGPGSGHGKTSTRGHKGYGSRAGSSRRTSFEGGQTPLALRVAKRGFNNKQFAKNVAVVNVSSLEQAFENGAEVTPEVLAEKGLAKGRFDQVKILGNGDLSKKLTVTAHLFSQSAETKIQAAGGTVSRILS
- the rpsE gene encoding 30S ribosomal protein S5 produces the protein MSKEGGKQTPETVIQIRRCACVVKGGRRFSFTALVVVGDKEGRVGWGYGKAIEVPLAVDKAVKQANRSMIQVPVVEHTVPHEVVGRFGSSKVLLLPARPGTGIIAGAGVRAVVEAAGITDIFTKSRGSNNPINVVKATIDGLSKLRTREDVARLRGVEV
- the rplF gene encoding 50S ribosomal protein L6, whose product is MSRIGNKPIPVPGGVEVKIDSPSISVKGKHGELSLDFHPAMNVELDSETNAIKVSRPNDERQNRALHGLTRALIANMVQGVETPFVKKLEIQGVGYQATLNGQKLSLQVGFANTIVLEVPKGVICELPNNTNIVVTSADKHAVGQFAANIRSVRPPEPYKGKGIRYEGEYVRRKAGKAFAS
- the rplR gene encoding 50S ribosomal protein L18 produces the protein MKLQKTLKKQKQRRAFRIRNTVRNTGRIRLSVYRSNNHIYAQLIDDTAGNTLVSASSKDKSLAGELKNGSNIAAAEKVGQLLGERAVEKGIKEVAFDRGPYRYHGRVAALADSARKAGLDF
- the rpsH gene encoding 30S ribosomal protein S8 yields the protein MMTDPIADMLTRIRNALQIERPFVDIPSSKIKEAIAAALQREGYVWDYEVIENSPQNILRVNLKYGPNGERVIQKILRESKPGRRSYQDLRSMPEVLQGMGISILSTSKGVLSNREAKKEGVGGELLCTIW